In Cherax quadricarinatus isolate ZL_2023a chromosome 5, ASM3850222v1, whole genome shotgun sequence, the genomic window ATCTGTAATTGGTAGACAGGCATTtagtaatttaattttttttgagATCCAAAACAGTCATTCTAATCTTATTTTAGCTAGTATATAGTCAAAAAAACTTTAAATTCATGATATAGGATTTCACATACTCAATTCATTCTTTTCAGGTGTCATTATAAAAGGCAGTCAGATATGATATtgcgctgtcttccatactttttTTTAATTGGTCAGCCTAAGTGTGCTACAACAGATGTCTTCCGGCGAATTAACCTGCATCCAGATGTTGTGGAACCCATAGTGAagggaccacactggtggacaagGAAAAGATATGGTAATGTTTATAAATCTTGTACTTTGTTTGATTCATGTATATTTTGTCATGATTTAAACACTTTTATTGTGTatttgtactgtatattgtacatATTGCTAACCAAATAAAAAAGTCACAATTGCATAACGAGAACAAGCCATAGCGTAAAATAAATTGGAGATGGAATTAGCTAATGTTTTCCTTTATCCTACATTAGTATTAAATTGCTAGCAATTAGATAATGGTCTAGGACAGACTGAAACATACTTTCATCTGCTATATGTGGCTTATTCGAATTGGCATAAATTACTGATTGTTTTTCATCCCCATAGGGCCACCTTATGCTTCCCGACCAGTTACATTCTCAGAATATCTGGATGTCTTTAATGCTCCTAAAATAGAAGAGAACACAAGGTGTGATAAAACTCTGCACAGGTGGTCGAATGAAAAGATTACCGGGGATGGGAGCACTTCCACCCTCTGGGATAGCAGCCCTACTATGAGTTACCTATACAAAATAATGTCTAGCGATACACAGTCCATTAGTGGGAAATTATTCTCAAGATGGCATATATCACATTCAGTATTTGAAAAAACTTCTGGCTATGTGGGGATGAACACAAGACATGATCCCAAATCAAAAAATGTTATACAAAATCTGCAGGAAGTTAAGTATCTTCAATATTATCAATATAAAGATGAAGTAGTGCTCCCTTTCACAGTGGCTAATGTCATACACTCAGTTCTTCCAAACTCTCGAATCATTGCAGTGATTCGGGAACCAGTTTCAAGGTAAGACTTGTTTATTGTTCAGTGTCCATGTCTTAAATTTTATGCTTCATTTAAATCATTATTACTTCTTTCAACGagccagctgtatcccaccgaggcagggtggcccggaaagAAAAACTgaagattcttttttttttttaactttagtattatatacaggagaaggggttactagcccattgctcaaagcatgttagttgcctcttgttacacgcatggcttacagaagaaGGATTCTGttcaacttccccatggagataataggaaataaacaagaactagtaagaaaatagaagaaaacccaaaggggtgtgtatctgTATGCTTGtacgtgcatgtgtagtgtgacctaagtgtaagtagaagtagcaagatgtacctgaaatctttcatgtttgagaccaaaaaaaaaaaaaaaaagcaatcctaccatcatgtaaaacaatgacAGGCTTCCGttgtacactcacctggcaggacggtagtacctccccgggctgatgctgtctaccatcctgtagagagttccgggggtcaacgcccccgcggcccggtctgtgaccaggcctcctggtggatcagagcctgatcaaccaggctgctactgctggctgcacgcaaaccaacgtatgagccacagcccggctggtcaggaaccgactttaggtgcttgtccagtgccagcttgaagactgtcaggggtctgttggtaatcccccttatgtatgctgggaggcagttgaacagtctcgggcccctgacacttattgtatggtctcttaacgtgctagtgacacccctgcttttcattggggggatgttgcatcgtctgccaagtcatttgctttcgtagtgagtgattttcgtgtgcaagttcggtactagtccctctaggattttccaggtgtatataatcatgtatctctcccgcctgcgttccagggaatacaggtttaggaacctcaagctctcccagtaattgaggtgttttatctccgttatgcgcgccgtgaaggttctctgtacattttctaggtcagcaatttcacctgccttgaaaggtgctgttattgtgcagcaatattccagcctagatagaacaagtgacctgaagagtgtcatcatgggcttggcctccctagttttgaaggttctcattatccatcctgtcatttttctagcagatgcgattgatacaatgttatggtccttgaaggtgagatcctccgacatgatcactcccaggtctttgacattggtgtttcgctctattttgtggccagaatttgttttgtactctgatgaagatttaatttcctcgtgtttaccatatctgagtaattgaaatttctcatcgttgaacttcatattgttttctgcagcccactgaaagatttggttgatgtccgcctggagccttgcagtgtctgcaatggaagacactgtcatgcagattcgggtgtcatctgcaaaggaagacacagtgctgtggctgacatccttatctatgtcggatatgagggtgaggaacaagatgggagcgagtactgtgccttgtggaacagagcttttccccgtagctgcctcggactttactctgttgacgactactctctgtgttctgttagcgaggaaattatagatccatcgaccgacttctcctgttattcctttagcacgcattttgtgcgctattacgccatggtcacacttgtcaaaggcttttgcaaagtctgtatatattacatctgcattctttttgtcttctagtgcatctaggaccttgtcgtagtgatccaatagttgagacagacaggagcgacctgttctaaacccatgttgccctgggttgtgtaactgatgggtttctagatgggtggtgatcttgcttcttaggaccctttcaaagatttttatgatatgggatgttagtgctatcggtctgtagttctttgctgttgctttactgccccctttgtggagtggggctatgtctgttgtttttagtaactgtgggacgacccccgtgtccatgctccctctccataggatggaaaaggctcgtgataggggcttcttgcagttcttgatgaacacggagttccatgagtctggccctggagcagagcgcatgggcatgtcatttatcgcctgttcaaagtcatttggcgtcaggataacatcggataggcttgtgttaaccaaattctgtgactctctcataaaaaattaattttgatcttcgactctcagtctggttagcggcttgctaaaaactgagtcatattgggacttgagtagctcactcatttccttgctgtcatctgtgtaggacccatcttgtttaagtaggggcccaatactggacgttgttctcgactttgatttggcataggagaagaaatactttgggtttcttttgatttcatttatggcttttagttcttcctgcgattcctgactcctataagattcctttagcttaagttcgatgcttgctatttctctgaccagtgtctccctacgcatttcagatatattgacctcttttagccgctctgttattcttttccatcgcctgtaaagggagcgcctgtctttctattttacatctactcctcctttttcttagaggaataagccttgtgcatacatcgagtgccaccaagttaatctgttctaggcataagttggggtctgtgttgcttagtatatcttcccagcttatatcggttaggacttggtttacttggtcccattttatgtttttgttattgaagttgaatttggtgaatgctccctcgtgactaatctcattatgtcggtctggggctccacgcatacatgtctgaacctcaattatgttgtgatctgagtatattgttttaaaatacaatatttgtattttttcttttattgCCTTATCTGTCCTGTAGTGTGTAATACAAGCACTTTCATTTTGTCAAATTAGTTTATATATATGACAATGGCTCATGCAAATTTTCACATTTTGTAATCTTCACTTGTGAATGTCTTTTATCTACATTTGTATAGGCCCTCtgctatattttttttaatattcatcTCGTTATTTTTCCATATTCCATTTTCTAGTTTTTAATCAAAAGTtctggtttaaccctttcagggttggtgccatactagtacggcttgcacgccagggttggtgccgtactagtacgcataaattctagctccttcaaatctagcgagagaaagttggtaagcctacatatgaaagaatgggtctatgtggtcagcgtgcgcagtataaaaaaaatcctgcagcacacagtgcataatgagaaaaaaactccgacagtgtttttggtttaaaacgacgactttgcagtgtattttcgtgtgatatttatggttttattctagttttcctggtctcattttatagaatggaagacacattacggaaattgagatgatttttaattggtttcacgatCAAAAGTACCtttaaattgagctcaaagtagcagaaatgttcgatttttcccaaagttcaaaagtaaacaaaacatgccatgcgtccaatacacgtcaactggtaagtctaatattctttcacaagtgcgctgatattatttatatcatttctacaccatttctacactaatgcagtagtctgcataacagtaaatcttctattttttgtgagaataaaaattcaaagtggaaaagaaaagaaatgtaacagaggcctggggacgtgactaatgaacagaggaaatgttattttagtgccaggaatgtctttcatgtttattctggaccctattgggaaattggcatcttttgaaatttgtgtgaaattggcaaaattgccaaattctgaccacttttttggatagttgaaatcggtaaatgggtggtttcttgtactcatttgataggaAAAAATGgggttctagcaaaatagttatgatatttgtcaactggtacattggaattggccgaaaatagtgctcaaagtgggcgaaatcgccgatgtgtaaacaacATCAAGACCGCTAAcgtcgcgagagcataattccgtaagttttccatcaaatttcatacttttggtgtcattatgattgggaaaagattctctatcatttcataagaaaaaatatttttttttttttttccaaaaatttccaACCctaagaacaagtttaggagagggcctgccgaccctgaaagggttaatataaaaTCACATTCAAGTTCAATTTTAGTTTCATTCCAGTTATAGATTTTCAGGATATTTAGGTTCCTAGAAGTGATGTTTTGGTTTTGAGGATCATCTGAGCAGTGATGTTAGCAACCTTCTTGCAAGtcagtgactgaatgaatgacaggtcaccctacctcagtgggagatggcctgaGTGTTTAAagaaaaattatatttttctaTTTCTTTGATTGAAGCTTTCCCTCACTGCCAGAAGAAAGTGCATCAATTAACCTGTGTAAAGATTTGGTACCTTTTAATTCAAGGATGTATTCGTATCTAAAGTTAATATGAGAATGAAGAGTATTTTCATTCAATATTTTGGATCTAGTACTTGGGAATTCTAGATGTAATTGGATTTTAGAAAAGCAGAATATTACTTGAATATTTATTAGTTATTTATGCTGAGATTCTTTAAAACACTTGACTGTCTATTTTTAATGCACCATTAATTTGCTGTCTGATATTCCAGGCTGTATTCAAGTTATCTTTTCTTCACCAAGAAAACAAGCTTATCTCCAGAAACCTTTGACAGGAATGTTAAAGACTCCATACAGAAATGGCAagactgtaccagacagtattcTGACAGGACCTGTGCATATAACAAGACTTTGCAAAATAGCTTGGTAAGTATTTGCATGTCATTGAAGATTGATCTTGCACGTTGTGTATCAGCTTATGTGAAGACCTAGATTTTGTCTTGCTATGCTAatatgatttgtgtgtgtgtttaaatttATAGTCAGCTTTTATGAAGTAATATAATATTTTGAAAATGGAAAAAAGGCTTCCAAAATTTTAATAGCATATACTATGAAGATCTTTTCATGTGTTGTTGAATTTTGGATGCATTATACTGTATAGTAAATAATCTGTTTATCTGGTGAGTGATTATTCTGCTTTGAACAATATTTGGCAGGCATATTCAGTCCTCCACCTAATCAGACGATacaaaaattgtaaaaaaaaataaaaagtgatgatcaggtggcctggtggctatagctctcacttcacacactgagggcccgggttcaatccctggcgggtggaaacattttgatgtgtttccttacacctgttgtcatgttcacctagcagcaaataggtacctgggtattagtcgactggtgtgggttgcatcctcatcctgggggacaagattgaggaccccaatggaaataagttagtcctcaatgacgcactgactttcttgggttatcctgggcggctaaccctccagggttaaaaatccaaacaaaatcttatcgcATTTTTttactctccttttttttttttttttttttttattatcacactggccgattcccaccaaggcagggtggcccgaaaaagaaaaactttcaccatcattcactccatcactgtcttgccagaagggtcctttacactacagtttttaaactgcaacattaacacccctccttcagagtgcaggcactgtacttcccatctccaggactccagtccggcctgccggtttccctgaatcccttcacaaatgttactttgctcacactccaacagcacgtcaagtattaaaaaccatttgtctccattcactcctatcaaacacgctcacgcatgcctgctggaagtccaagcccctcgcacacaaaacctcctttaccccctccctccaacctttcctaggccgacccctaccccgccttccttccactacagactgatacactcttgaagtcattctgtttcgctccattctctctacatgtccgaaccacctcaacaacccttcctcagccctctggacaacagttttttatttttacttttttttttgtgtgtgcctCCTTACCTTCCCAGGAGAGGCTGAATAAATGGTAATCTTAAGTGCAATATATAAATTTTCTTTAAAATTCATATAGATAAAGCCTTGCATGGAACAAAAGAATAAGTGCCCCTGTGTCAAAACACAGTTAGTGAACAAATAAATTCCTTAATGTAGATAAACTGtgcagagaaccgacaagttgatgaattacacacgtgcaacacttgggtatctttattgaggaaacatttctccatgcagtggcttcatcagttctaaacacaggaatggtgaagatcagaaggagtttaaggtaatcagaccctcagcctggagtcactgTAATCAGTCTAATTCGTCAATTCCTTAATGTTTTATCTTTTTATAAATTATCATACTTCTATCTTCCATGCAGCTGGAGGTAAGAGTTGAAATAAGTATCAAAACTTTAACTGTCTCCATTCTTTAATTATTCTTTTCTGCTGTGCAATGCCTCAAATACCCTAGAGAATAGgatgtaatcaggtttgatctgaggaagaggaAAGTAATTATAATCTTtgagatcaagagaccttcaccaagACCAAGCAACTTCCCACGAAGGTAATGTATATTTAgcttatacatgtatattactgAATAATGTTGAAACCATTTTCTTCCTTTAACAGGGGGTACGTTTGCATAATGGTTTATATAGCCTATTTCTTCGTGACTGGTTGAAGGTATTCCACAAAGACCAGATTTTGGTACTGAGAATGGAAGATTATCACCAGAATGTAGCAGAAACTATCATTTCTATCTATCGCCACCTCGGtttaagtaagtaa contains:
- the LOC128685066 gene encoding carbohydrate sulfotransferase 15 isoform X3, whose protein sequence is MSTLQVFPETLRCHYKRQSDMILRCLPYFFLIGQPKCATTDVFRRINLHPDVVEPIVKGPHWWTRKRYGPPYASRPVTFSEYLDVFNAPKIEENTRCDKTLHRWSNEKITGDGSTSTLWDSSPTMSYLYKIMSSDTQSISGKLFSRWHISHSVFEKTSGYVGMNTRHDPKSKNVIQNLQEVKYLQYYQYKDEVVLPFTVANVIHSVLPNSRIIAVIREPVSRLYSSYLFFTKKTSLSPETFDRNVKDSIQKWQDCTRQYSDRTCAYNKTLQNSLGVRLHNGLYSLFLRDWLKVFHKDQILVLRMEDYHQNVAETIISIYRHLGLRALTEEEEKVVNMAPVLNKNWKKPTIGKMLESSEKILKEFYKPYNRDLADLLKDSRYEWEDIYLKSEELNASHLTASSYA
- the LOC128685066 gene encoding carbohydrate sulfotransferase 15 isoform X2, producing the protein MNIARLQGVGREFLPSFKNPCWYEERKNNHELGKVAAYYISTTKPLLLSKCHYKRQSDMILRCLPYFFLIGQPKCATTDVFRRINLHPDVVEPIVKGPHWWTRKRYGPPYASRPVTFSEYLDVFNAPKIEENTRCDKTLHRWSNEKITGDGSTSTLWDSSPTMSYLYKIMSSDTQSISGKLFSRWHISHSVFEKTSGYVGMNTRHDPKSKNVIQNLQEVKYLQYYQYKDEVVLPFTVANVIHSVLPNSRIIAVIREPVSRLYSSYLFFTKKTSLSPETFDRNVKDSIQKWQDCTRQYSDRTCAYNKTLQNSLGVRLHNGLYSLFLRDWLKVFHKDQILVLRMEDYHQNVAETIISIYRHLGLRALTEEEEKVVNMAPVLNKNWKKPTIGKMLESSEKILKEFYKPYNRDLADLLKDSRYEWEDIYLKSEELNASHLTASSYA
- the LOC128685066 gene encoding carbohydrate sulfotransferase 15 isoform X1 — translated: MRRAQFLASSAVIFSFIIFVLYGNHILVNVSNRRLMPNTILFLEAQGQPQTDDIGILNGVGREFLPSFKNPCWYEERKNNHELGKVAAYYISTTKPLLLSKCHYKRQSDMILRCLPYFFLIGQPKCATTDVFRRINLHPDVVEPIVKGPHWWTRKRYGPPYASRPVTFSEYLDVFNAPKIEENTRCDKTLHRWSNEKITGDGSTSTLWDSSPTMSYLYKIMSSDTQSISGKLFSRWHISHSVFEKTSGYVGMNTRHDPKSKNVIQNLQEVKYLQYYQYKDEVVLPFTVANVIHSVLPNSRIIAVIREPVSRLYSSYLFFTKKTSLSPETFDRNVKDSIQKWQDCTRQYSDRTCAYNKTLQNSLGVRLHNGLYSLFLRDWLKVFHKDQILVLRMEDYHQNVAETIISIYRHLGLRALTEEEEKVVNMAPVLNKNWKKPTIGKMLESSEKILKEFYKPYNRDLADLLKDSRYEWEDIYLKSEELNASHLTASSYA